In the Drosophila virilis strain 15010-1051.87 chromosome 4, Dvir_AGI_RSII-ME, whole genome shotgun sequence genome, TGGGCAACAGAAGattcaaaagcaaaaaaagaaacccaACAATTAACCCATTTTGATCAACTCTCAGAACAACTACAAGGAAATGATGGTGCGCTACAAACAACTGCTCACCTACATTAAAAGCGCTGTCACACGCAACCACTCCGAGAAGAGCATCAACTCCATACTGGATTACATTTCAACGTCCAAGAACGTAAGTGACAAGCTggcaaacatatatgtatatgtgtgagAACTTGCATCGTGAGGCAGGGCTACATCTGATTAAAATCAGAGAAGAGATTTCATATTTAACGAGTCAACTCTAACTCCTCTTCAAATTTGCAATGTCTTAGAGATTATCATATATTTGTCATTAAATTTGTAGCCCATAGAATCAGACATTTCCGACCCCATGTAGTGTAGTTATTCTCGATCACAAGCATCAGTACCTCGTCATCTGTCTGTGTGCCTCAACCAAAATAAGATCAGACGAACATCTTGATTTGGGATCGAATGCGGAGAACGATATATGGGTAGCTTATCCATCAGCAGGCTACAGATTGAAAGagcttataaaaacaaattgtaacTCTGATTCTAAAACATGGGCTGTATCCTATTGGCATCGGGCGCCAATTCATTTTTcgttaataaacaatttttttttaattaacaaacaaaaatcagtAAATACAAAAGGCAGCTTGccaagctaaaaacaaaaacaatcttcaactaaaattacaattaaaagtaaaaaaaaaaaatactttcagATGGAGTTGCTGCAAAATTTTTATGAGACCACTTTGGATGCTCTACGCGATGCCAAAAACGATCGCTTGTGGTTCAAAACTAACACTAAGCTGGGCAAGCTATACTTTGATCGCAGCGACTTTACCAAATTGCAAAAGATACTCAAACAGTTGCACTCTAGCTGCCAGACAGACGACGGCGAGGATGATCTAAAAAAGGGCACACAATTGCTGGAGATTTATGCATTGGAAATTCAAATGTACACTGTacaaaagaacaacaagaaactGAAAGCTCTCTACGAGCAATCGCTGCACATTAAATCAGCTATTCCACATCCTCTTATAATGGGCGTTATTCGCGAATGCGGCGGCAAAATGCATCTGCGTGAAGGTGAATTCGAGAAGGCGCACACAGACTTCTTTGAGGCCTTCAAGAACTATGATGAAAGCGGCTCGCCCAGACGCACCACCTGCCTTAAGTACTTGGTGCTAGCAAATATGTGGGTGAAATTGtagtaatataattaaaactgCATAATTTATATGATCTGTTTAACAGGCTTATGAAGTCCGGCATCAACCCGTTCGACTCGCAGGAGGCCAAGCCTTATAAGAACGATCCCGAGATTTTGGCCATGACAAATCTGGTTAATTCATACCAAAACAATGACATCAACGAGTTTGAGACTATATTGCGTCAACATCGCAGCAACATTATGGCTGATCAGTTTATACGCGAACACATTGAGGACTTACTGCGCAACATACGCACCCAGGTGCTCATTAAACTGATCAGACCCTACAAGAACATAGCCATACCGTTCATAGCCAATGCACTCAACATTGAGCCCGCCGAGGTGGAGAGCTTGCTGGTTTCCTGCATACTCGATGAGTACGTGACTTTACAGCAGATCCGCTTAAGCCCTatctaatatatttaatttttccttTAAGCACCATCAAGGGACGCATCGATCAGGTGAATCAAGTGCTGCAGCTAGACAAGATTAATAGCAGTGCTGCCCGCTACAATGCGCTGGAGAAATGGTCTAACCAAATCC is a window encoding:
- the alien gene encoding COP9 signalosome complex subunit 2; translation: MSDNDDDFMCDDDEDYGLEYSEDSNSEPDVDLENQYYNSKALKEMEPTAALASFQKVLDLENGEKGEWGFKALKQMIKINFSLNNYKEMMVRYKQLLTYIKSAVTRNHSEKSINSILDYISTSKNMELLQNFYETTLDALRDAKNDRLWFKTNTKLGKLYFDRSDFTKLQKILKQLHSSCQTDDGEDDLKKGTQLLEIYALEIQMYTVQKNNKKLKALYEQSLHIKSAIPHPLIMGVIRECGGKMHLREGEFEKAHTDFFEAFKNYDESGSPRRTTCLKYLVLANMLMKSGINPFDSQEAKPYKNDPEILAMTNLVNSYQNNDINEFETILRQHRSNIMADQFIREHIEDLLRNIRTQVLIKLIRPYKNIAIPFIANALNIEPAEVESLLVSCILDDTIKGRIDQVNQVLQLDKINSSAARYNALEKWSNQIQSLQFAVVQKMA